The sequence AGAAAAGGACATCTGGTTGGTAGCGTTCTTGAATCCCTTTAGCAAAGGCCAAATCGGCATCATCAAAGACAGGGATTTTAAAGGTGACCTTGTCTGGATCCAATTGGGAAACGATAAAGTCCAAGGTCTCGAAGTTGACTTCCATCTTTGATGAAGGAGGCTTGGGGCTCAGAGTGACCTGGTCGATGTCTTTTAACCAATTTTGCCAGCGAGAACCTTGAGTCTCAACAGCCAGAGTGATACCGCGTTCCTTGAGCTTGGTGACGAGTTCGGCCATGTTAGCTGCTAGGATAGCGGGATTTCCGCCAGATAGGGTTACATAGTCGTAGCTTCCTAGCTTATCTAAGGCTGCAATGACTTCATCAGCGGTCATGCGAGTTGGTTTTTCAGAACCATCCCAAGTAAAGGCAGAGTCGCACCAGTCGCAGTGGTAGTCGCAACCAGCAGTGCGGACAAACATGGTTTTCTGCCCGATAGCACGACCTTCACCTTGAAAGGTTGGGCCGAAAATTTCCAGAACTGGTAGTTTGAGGACACGTTCCCTAGTCATCTAACCACTCCCGTCTAAACTCCGCAAAGGCAGTCGGAGTCTCATAGAGACGAACATATTCCAAACGGAGATTGCGCTCGTCTGGCAACTCTTGGCTCATGGTTTGAAAAATCCAGTAAACCATATTTTCAGCAGTCGTGTTCATATAAGGCAGGGTTTCATTGAGATAGCGATGATCCAAGTGGGGTTCTATGTAGTTCTTGTAGATCGCTTTGATATCTCCAAAGTCGTAGGTCATACCCCGTTCATCTAAAAATCCACTGACAGCAATTTGCAGATGATAAGTGTGGCCGTGCAGGGACTTGCATTTTCCCTCATAGTGAAAGAGGTGGTGGGCAGCATCGAAGGTGAACTCTTTTGATACCAAGGTTCTGTGAGGATTGTAGATAAGAGATTCCCCAGTTTCCTGTTTGATTTCTTTGGGAGCAAAAAACATTAGCTCTCTCCTTTCTGTGAGAGATAAACATCAAGGCCATGCTGGCGTAGGTGGCAGGCTGGACAATCACCGCAGCCACTACCGATAATCCCATTGTAGCAGGTTAAGGTCTTCTCACGAACGTAGTCAAAG comes from Streptococcus oralis and encodes:
- the queE gene encoding 7-carboxy-7-deazaguanine synthase QueE, with amino-acid sequence MTRERVLKLPVLEIFGPTFQGEGRAIGQKTMFVRTAGCDYHCDWCDSAFTWDGSEKPTRMTADEVIAALDKLGSYDYVTLSGGNPAILAANMAELVTKLKERGITLAVETQGSRWQNWLKDIDQVTLSPKPPSSKMEVNFETLDFIVSQLDPDKVTFKIPVFDDADLAFAKGIQERYQPDVLFLSAGNPEPKATGNIVQDQLDRLKELWECVATDDSWGNVRVLPQLHTLLYDNQRGV
- the queD gene encoding 6-carboxytetrahydropterin synthase QueD translates to MFFAPKEIKQETGESLIYNPHRTLVSKEFTFDAAHHLFHYEGKCKSLHGHTYHLQIAVSGFLDERGMTYDFGDIKAIYKNYIEPHLDHRYLNETLPYMNTTAENMVYWIFQTMSQELPDERNLRLEYVRLYETPTAFAEFRREWLDD